A genomic stretch from Corynebacterium faecale includes:
- the hisF gene encoding imidazole glycerol phosphate synthase subunit HisF: MGVAIRVIPCLDVDNGRVVKGVNFENLRDAGDPVELARRYGEEGADELTFLDVSASKDGRGTMLEVVRRTAEQIFIPLTVGGGVRSVEDVDQLLRAGADKVSVNTSAIARPELLSELSQRFGAQCIVLSVDARRVPEGGAPQPSGFEVTTHGGTRSAGLDAIDWARRGEELGVGEILLNSMDGDGTKNGFDIELLEKVRAAVSIPVIASGGAGTAEHFPPAVEAGANAVLAATIFHFGEVSIVEVKDAIEGAGFEVRR; encoded by the coding sequence ATGGGTGTGGCAATCAGGGTTATCCCTTGCCTGGATGTTGACAACGGACGAGTGGTCAAGGGGGTCAACTTTGAGAACCTCCGCGATGCCGGTGATCCGGTTGAACTGGCCCGACGTTATGGGGAGGAGGGCGCTGACGAACTGACCTTCCTCGATGTCTCCGCCTCCAAGGACGGACGCGGCACCATGCTGGAGGTGGTGCGTCGCACCGCCGAGCAGATCTTCATCCCCCTGACTGTGGGTGGCGGTGTACGCAGTGTCGAGGACGTGGACCAGTTGCTGCGCGCCGGTGCTGACAAGGTCAGCGTGAACACCTCCGCCATCGCGCGTCCCGAGTTGCTCTCTGAGCTGTCCCAGCGTTTCGGCGCCCAGTGCATCGTGTTGTCGGTGGATGCCCGTCGCGTGCCGGAAGGCGGTGCGCCGCAACCGTCTGGTTTCGAGGTGACCACCCACGGTGGCACCAGGTCAGCAGGCCTGGATGCCATCGACTGGGCCCGACGCGGTGAGGAGCTCGGTGTGGGGGAGATCCTGCTGAACTCCATGGATGGTGACGGTACCAAGAATGGTTTTGATATCGAGCTGCTGGAGAAGGTCCGCGCCGCCGTCTCCATCCCGGTGATCGCCTCCGGAGGAGCAGGCACTGCTGAGCACTTCCCGCCCGCGGTCGAGGCTGGCGCCAATGCCGTCCTCGCCGCCACCATCTTCCACTTCGGTGAGGTGTCCATCGTTGAGGTCAAGGATGCCATCGAGGGCGCAGGATTCGAGGTCCGCAGGTGA
- a CDS encoding inositol monophosphatase family protein produces the protein MDARELLAIAEAVMDDAEAMFVNGFGAAPSSMKSAGDFATEVDYAIESHLRAMLGTLTGIPVIGEESGGANSGTRWVIDPIDGTANFSANNPMSSILLSLLEDDQPILGITSMPMLGKRLTAYDGSPLMINGAPVPPLEEKSHLVAHVGFSSMATPKNTEFPMDMRRDLLSELAESYLRPRITGSIGVDLAFTAEGVFGTCVSFSPHVWDNAAGVMLVRAAGGVVTNTEGNDWVPGNGVIAGTKKAHEVLMGTITKVREQHGQ, from the coding sequence ATGGATGCCCGTGAGCTGCTCGCCATCGCCGAGGCGGTGATGGATGATGCCGAAGCCATGTTCGTCAATGGCTTCGGTGCCGCACCGTCATCGATGAAATCAGCCGGTGACTTCGCCACCGAGGTGGACTATGCCATCGAATCCCACCTGCGGGCGATGTTGGGAACGCTCACCGGAATCCCTGTGATCGGGGAAGAAAGTGGTGGCGCGAATTCCGGCACCCGGTGGGTGATCGATCCGATTGACGGCACCGCCAACTTTTCCGCCAATAATCCGATGTCCTCAATTCTGCTGTCACTGCTGGAGGATGATCAACCGATCCTGGGTATCACCTCCATGCCCATGCTGGGTAAGCGGTTGACCGCCTATGACGGATCACCGCTGATGATCAACGGCGCACCCGTGCCACCGTTGGAGGAGAAATCCCACCTGGTGGCCCATGTGGGTTTCAGTTCCATGGCCACGCCAAAGAACACGGAGTTCCCCATGGATATGCGTCGGGATCTGCTTTCTGAGCTGGCGGAGTCCTATCTGCGTCCCCGGATCACCGGTTCCATCGGGGTGGACCTGGCATTCACCGCCGAGGGGGTGTTCGGCACCTGCGTTTCCTTCAGCCCGCATGTGTGGGATAACGCCGCCGGGGTCATGCTCGTGCGTGCCGCCGGGGGAGTGGTGACCAATACAGAGGGCAATGACTGGGTTCCCGGTAACGGCGTTATCGCGGGAACAAAGAAGGCCCATGAAGTACTGATGGGTACGATAACTAAAGTCCGCGAACAGCACGGACAATAA
- the priA gene encoding bifunctional 1-(5-phosphoribosyl)-5-((5-phosphoribosylamino)methylideneamino)imidazole-4-carboxamide isomerase/phosphoribosylanthranilate isomerase PriA — protein sequence MTFNILPAVDVVNGQAVRLDQGEAGTEKSYGTPLESALKWQEQGAEWLHFVDLDAAFNRGSNHELMAEITGKLDIKVELTGGIRDDASLERALSTGATRVNIGTAALENPAWIADVIQRYGDKVAVDIAVRLEDGQWRTKGNGWVSDGGDLWEVLERLDSQGCARFVVTDVSKDGTLTGPNVDLLREVAAATDAPIVASGGISTLEDVLELARYQDEGIDSVIIGKALYEHRFTLTEALEAVEKLG from the coding sequence ATGACCTTTAATATTCTTCCCGCTGTTGATGTGGTCAACGGCCAGGCTGTCCGACTCGACCAGGGTGAGGCCGGAACTGAGAAGTCCTACGGCACCCCACTGGAATCCGCTCTCAAATGGCAGGAACAGGGGGCGGAGTGGCTGCACTTCGTTGACCTGGACGCCGCCTTCAACCGTGGTTCCAACCATGAACTGATGGCTGAGATCACCGGCAAGCTGGATATCAAGGTGGAGCTGACCGGTGGAATCCGTGATGATGCCTCCCTCGAGCGGGCCCTGTCCACCGGTGCGACCCGCGTGAATATCGGCACCGCAGCCCTGGAGAATCCGGCATGGATCGCCGATGTGATCCAGCGTTATGGCGACAAGGTGGCCGTGGATATCGCCGTCCGTCTCGAGGACGGTCAGTGGCGCACCAAGGGCAATGGATGGGTCTCTGACGGTGGTGATCTCTGGGAGGTTCTGGAGCGTCTGGATTCCCAGGGGTGTGCACGTTTCGTGGTCACTGACGTGTCCAAGGACGGTACCCTGACCGGGCCGAATGTGGATCTGCTGCGGGAGGTCGCCGCTGCCACCGATGCCCCGATTGTTGCTTCCGGCGGGATTTCCACGCTGGAGGACGTGCTGGAACTGGCCCGTTACCAGGATGAGGGTATTGATTCTGTCATCATCGGCAAGGCGCTCTACGAGCACAGGTTCACGCTGACGGAAGCGCTGGAAGCCGTCGAAAAGCTAGGGTAG
- the hisH gene encoding imidazole glycerol phosphate synthase subunit HisH — MTKTVALLDYGSGNLRSAHRALERVGAEVIVTSDPEICTNADGLLVPGVGAYAACMNGLKQVFGQRIIGTRLAGGRPVMGICVGMQILFDEGIEHGIRTEGCGEWSGKVERLQADILPHMGWNTVEMQTGSDMFAGLDDDERFYFVHTYGVRDWTLATDDLTTPPLVTWAKHEDDRFVAAVENGALWATQFHPEKSGDAGAQLLSNWIKHL; from the coding sequence ATGACCAAAACCGTCGCTTTACTCGACTATGGATCAGGTAATCTCCGTTCCGCCCACCGCGCTCTCGAACGCGTCGGCGCGGAGGTCATCGTGACCAGTGACCCCGAGATCTGTACCAATGCCGATGGGCTGCTCGTTCCCGGTGTGGGTGCCTACGCAGCCTGCATGAACGGGCTCAAGCAGGTGTTTGGCCAGCGCATCATCGGCACACGCCTGGCAGGTGGACGTCCGGTCATGGGCATTTGCGTAGGCATGCAGATCCTCTTCGATGAGGGGATCGAACACGGTATCCGGACTGAAGGCTGTGGCGAATGGTCAGGCAAGGTTGAACGCCTCCAGGCTGATATCCTGCCGCACATGGGCTGGAACACCGTGGAGATGCAGACCGGCAGTGATATGTTCGCTGGCCTGGATGACGATGAGCGTTTTTACTTCGTCCACACCTATGGAGTTCGCGATTGGACTCTGGCCACCGATGATCTGACCACCCCTCCACTGGTGACCTGGGCTAAACACGAGGATGACCGGTTCGTGGCCGCTGTGGAAAACGGTGCCCTCTGGGCCACCCAGTTCCACCCCGAGAAGTCCGGCGACGCTGGCGCCCAGTTGCTCAGCAACTGGATCAAGCACCTTTAA
- a CDS encoding MFS transporter, which yields MWKSPGFVAVLVAVAAAFGSWSLLLPVVPLAVLESGGSSTLAGATTGIFMAATVLTQIFTPAALRKIGYNPVMVFSAIMLGVPAIGYMIGMEPLPVLLVSALRGIGFGALTVAESALVAELVPVRFLGKASGMLGVFIGLSQMVFLPIGLAIGNRWSYDIVYVLGAVIALVAALMCLRIPNLKAAPKQEPSRYDYPEEKKTPRVAAWKLVLIPALAVTSLSMTFGAVSSFLPAAVIQLDPVLGAVIGGLILSVTGGSAMVFRYLAGAIADRRGIPGVTMIPAQLFALIGVVLIAVTIYQGWSVWLLMIGAIMFGGGFGMVQNEALLSMFFRLPRSRVSEASAVWNISYDAGTGLGSFLLGIIAASLAYHGAFAAGAGVILVGILLTVADRVVGRHRLTEYDNTRARLRQIPVARRAVRTVRSVRHRVAAKPVLVDELLTRPTEKPGWKDTDEK from the coding sequence ATGTGGAAAAGTCCTGGTTTCGTGGCTGTCCTCGTGGCGGTCGCAGCTGCGTTCGGTAGCTGGTCACTCCTTTTGCCGGTGGTTCCCCTGGCTGTTCTTGAGTCAGGTGGATCGAGCACCCTCGCTGGTGCCACCACCGGTATTTTCATGGCCGCCACCGTGCTCACCCAGATTTTCACTCCCGCGGCGCTCCGGAAGATCGGCTATAACCCGGTGATGGTGTTCTCCGCGATAATGCTCGGAGTACCGGCCATCGGGTACATGATCGGCATGGAACCACTGCCGGTGTTGCTCGTTTCCGCGCTGCGCGGCATCGGTTTCGGGGCTCTCACCGTGGCCGAATCAGCACTGGTGGCAGAACTTGTCCCGGTCAGGTTCCTGGGCAAGGCCTCCGGCATGCTGGGCGTGTTCATCGGGTTGTCCCAGATGGTCTTCCTCCCGATCGGCCTGGCCATCGGTAACCGATGGAGCTATGACATCGTCTACGTCCTCGGCGCTGTGATCGCCCTCGTGGCCGCCCTGATGTGCCTGCGCATCCCGAACTTGAAGGCGGCGCCGAAACAGGAACCCAGCAGGTATGACTACCCCGAGGAGAAGAAGACGCCCCGGGTCGCGGCCTGGAAGCTCGTGCTCATCCCGGCGCTCGCCGTCACCTCGTTGTCCATGACCTTCGGCGCGGTCTCCTCGTTCCTCCCCGCGGCGGTGATCCAGCTTGATCCGGTCCTGGGTGCTGTCATCGGTGGTCTGATCCTGTCGGTCACCGGTGGTTCCGCAATGGTGTTCCGTTACCTGGCGGGTGCGATCGCGGATCGCCGGGGAATCCCTGGGGTCACCATGATCCCGGCGCAGTTATTCGCGCTCATTGGTGTGGTGCTCATCGCGGTCACCATCTACCAGGGTTGGTCCGTGTGGCTGCTGATGATCGGCGCCATCATGTTCGGCGGTGGCTTCGGAATGGTGCAGAATGAGGCCCTGCTGTCCATGTTCTTCCGCCTGCCGCGCTCACGGGTGTCCGAGGCGTCAGCGGTGTGGAATATCTCCTATGACGCCGGCACCGGGCTGGGTAGTTTCCTGCTGGGGATCATCGCGGCGAGTTTGGCCTATCACGGTGCCTTCGCCGCCGGGGCGGGTGTGATCCTGGTGGGAATCCTCCTGACGGTAGCCGACCGGGTCGTGGGCAGGCACCGGCTCACCGAATATGACAACACCCGCGCCAGGTTGCGTCAGATCCCCGTGGCCAGGCGTGCGGTGCGGACGGTCAGGTCGGTGCGCCACCGGGTGGCGGCCAAGCCGGTGCTTGTCGACGAACTACTGACCCGTCCCACCGAAAAACCGGGTTGGAAAGATACCGACGAAAAATAG